In Actinomycetota bacterium, a single genomic region encodes these proteins:
- a CDS encoding Ppx/GppA family phosphatase codes for MRLGVLDVGSNTVHLLVVDAHHGGAPVPASSRKHELRLSEHLTVDGRVDEAAIDELVAFVRESLEVAEDLGVTEVVAFATSALRDATNGDEVLDRVRRQTGIDLQVLSGRDEARWTFLAVRRWFGWSSGRLLVLDIGGGSLEIATGADEDPDVAVSLALGAGRLTRDRLQTDPPSPDDVRALRRQVRASIAEVVGSVLRVGEPRHAVATSKTFRQLARITGAAPSSEGPFVRRTLRRADLHEWLPKLAAMSAVERSTLPGVSLGRAPQLVAGAVVAEAAMDLFSLNSLEICPWALREGVILRRLDGLAP; via the coding sequence GTGCGACTCGGTGTGCTCGACGTCGGTTCCAACACCGTCCATCTGCTGGTCGTCGACGCGCATCACGGCGGTGCACCGGTCCCTGCGTCCTCGCGCAAACACGAGCTGCGGCTGTCCGAACACCTGACCGTCGACGGCCGGGTCGATGAGGCCGCGATCGACGAGCTGGTGGCCTTCGTCCGCGAGTCCCTCGAGGTCGCCGAGGACCTGGGGGTCACCGAGGTCGTCGCGTTCGCCACGTCGGCGCTGCGTGACGCCACCAACGGTGACGAGGTGCTCGACCGGGTCCGCCGGCAGACCGGTATCGACCTGCAGGTGCTGTCCGGCCGAGACGAGGCCCGCTGGACGTTCCTGGCCGTACGCCGCTGGTTCGGCTGGTCGTCCGGCCGGTTGCTGGTGCTCGACATCGGCGGCGGCTCGCTGGAGATCGCCACCGGTGCCGACGAGGACCCCGACGTGGCGGTGTCCCTGGCGCTGGGCGCCGGCCGGTTGACGCGCGACCGGCTGCAGACCGATCCGCCGTCGCCCGACGACGTGCGGGCGCTGCGCCGGCAGGTACGCGCGAGCATTGCCGAGGTGGTCGGCTCGGTGCTGCGCGTCGGGGAGCCGCGGCACGCGGTGGCGACCAGCAAGACGTTCCGGCAGCTGGCGCGCATCACCGGCGCGGCACCCAGCAGCGAGGGCCCGTTCGTCCGGCGGACGCTGCGGCGGGCCGACCTGCACGAGTGGCTGCCGAAGCTTGCGGCGATGTCGGCGGTGGAGCGTTCGACGCTGCCCGGCGTCTCTCTCGGCCGTGCCCCGCAACTGGTCGCCGGTGCCGTCGTGGCCGAAGCGGCGATGGACCTGTTCTCGTTGAACTCCTTGGAGATCTGCCCGTGGGCGTTGCGGGAGGGCGTCATCCTCCGCCGCCTCGACGGGCTGGCCCCGTGA
- the radA gene encoding DNA repair protein RadA translates to MAKAGPVHRCAECGWTTPRWVGRCGGCQAWGTIEATVPAAGGSTAAGPVTTAAVPIDRVDAQPAYARGTGVAEFDRVLGGGLVPGAVVLLAGEPGVGKSTLLLDVAARVAEPGRAALYVTGEESAAQVRLRAGRIDALNPEVLLAAETDLAAVLGQVDEVRPALLIVDSVQTIASRDVDGGPGGVSQVREVAGQLIRVAKQRGIAVILVGHVTKDGSVAGPRLLEHLVDVVLHFEGDRHARLRLVRAVKNRYGNTDEVGCFELLDDGIHGLADPSRLFLSQRDSAVPGTCVTVTVEGRRPLVAEVQTLAVDGNGGTPRRATAGVDPARVAMLCAVLERHAGLPLSHRELYVATVGGMRVAEPAADLAVALALNSGVTDHGLSGSLVAIGEVGLAGDVRRVVGVDRRLQEAARLGFSHALVPPDSGPAPAGIVAHEVSQLRQALRLARDIGGGAVVTPLHARR, encoded by the coding sequence ATGGCCAAGGCAGGTCCGGTCCACCGGTGCGCGGAGTGCGGCTGGACGACGCCGCGGTGGGTCGGCCGCTGCGGCGGGTGCCAGGCGTGGGGGACCATCGAGGCCACCGTCCCTGCCGCTGGCGGGAGCACGGCCGCGGGGCCGGTCACCACTGCGGCGGTCCCGATCGACCGGGTCGACGCGCAGCCGGCGTACGCCCGGGGCACCGGCGTGGCGGAGTTCGACCGCGTGCTCGGCGGCGGCCTGGTGCCGGGGGCAGTCGTGTTGCTGGCCGGCGAACCCGGGGTGGGGAAGTCCACCCTGCTGCTCGACGTCGCCGCGCGGGTCGCCGAGCCGGGCAGGGCGGCGCTGTACGTGACCGGCGAGGAGTCCGCCGCGCAGGTGCGGCTGCGTGCCGGGCGGATCGACGCGTTGAACCCCGAGGTGTTGCTGGCAGCCGAGACCGACCTCGCCGCCGTCCTCGGACAGGTCGACGAGGTCCGGCCTGCACTGCTGATCGTCGACTCGGTGCAGACCATCGCCAGCCGCGACGTCGACGGTGGTCCCGGCGGGGTGTCGCAGGTTCGCGAGGTCGCCGGTCAGCTGATCCGGGTGGCCAAGCAGCGTGGGATCGCGGTGATCCTCGTCGGCCATGTGACCAAGGACGGCTCGGTGGCCGGCCCCCGGCTGCTGGAACACCTCGTCGACGTCGTGCTGCATTTCGAGGGTGATCGGCACGCCCGCCTCCGGCTGGTCCGGGCGGTGAAGAACCGGTACGGCAACACCGACGAGGTCGGCTGCTTCGAACTGCTCGACGACGGTATCCACGGCCTGGCCGATCCCAGCAGACTCTTTCTGTCACAACGTGATTCGGCCGTACCGGGGACCTGCGTGACGGTGACCGTCGAGGGCCGCCGACCGCTGGTCGCCGAAGTGCAGACGCTCGCCGTGGACGGCAACGGTGGGACGCCGAGGCGGGCGACCGCCGGGGTCGACCCGGCCCGGGTGGCCATGCTGTGCGCGGTGCTGGAACGGCACGCCGGACTGCCGCTGTCGCACCGGGAGCTCTACGTCGCCACCGTCGGTGGCATGCGGGTCGCCGAACCGGCTGCCGACCTGGCGGTCGCGCTCGCCTTGAACTCCGGCGTGACCGACCACGGCCTGTCCGGATCGCTGGTCGCGATCGGCGAGGTCGGCCTGGCCGGGGACGTCCGCCGGGTGGTGGGGGTCGACCGCCGGCTGCAGGAGGCCGCGCGACTCGGCTTCAGTCACGCCCTGGTGCCGCCGGACAGCGGCCCGGCCCCGGCCGGGATCGTGGCGCACGAAGTGAGCCAGCTACGGCAGGCGCTGCGGCTGGCACGCGATATCGGCGGCGGTGCGGTCGTCACACCGTTGCACGCACGGCGGTGA
- the disA gene encoding DNA integrity scanning protein DisA: MVAPGTALRDGLERVLRGKTGALIVLGSDPTIDAITSGGFALDVEFSATRLRELAKMDGALILDSGAGRLLRAAVQLVPDPAIPTEETGTRHRTADRVSRQSHFPVISVSKSMNIIALYVDGRRYVLEDPAAILSRANQALATLERYKLRLDEVSGTLSALEIEDLVTVRDVSSVAQRLEMVRRIAQEIQAYVVELGTDGRLLSLQLAELVAGVGDDRGYVVRDYLPSGSRRTVTAEQALEALDALSQNELLDLSVVARCIGYPSGPEALEQAVSPRGYRLLSRVPRLPVLLVERFVDHFGGLQKMLAASVDDLQAVEGVGESRARSVREGLSRLAESSILERYV, encoded by the coding sequence ATGGTCGCGCCGGGCACCGCCTTGCGGGACGGACTCGAGCGGGTGCTGCGGGGCAAGACCGGCGCGCTCATCGTGCTGGGTTCCGATCCGACGATCGACGCGATCACCAGTGGCGGCTTCGCCCTGGACGTGGAGTTCTCGGCGACGCGGCTGCGGGAACTGGCCAAGATGGACGGCGCGCTGATCCTGGACTCCGGTGCCGGCCGGCTGCTGCGCGCAGCGGTTCAGCTCGTCCCCGATCCGGCCATTCCGACCGAGGAGACCGGCACGCGCCATCGCACCGCCGACCGGGTGTCGCGGCAGAGCCACTTCCCGGTGATCAGCGTCAGCAAGTCGATGAACATCATCGCGCTCTACGTCGACGGACGCCGGTACGTCCTGGAGGACCCGGCGGCGATCCTCAGCCGGGCGAACCAGGCCCTGGCCACGCTCGAGCGGTACAAGCTGCGCCTGGACGAGGTGAGCGGAACCCTGTCGGCGCTGGAGATCGAGGATCTCGTCACCGTCCGCGACGTGAGCAGCGTCGCGCAGCGGCTGGAGATGGTGCGCCGGATCGCCCAGGAGATCCAGGCGTACGTCGTCGAACTCGGCACCGACGGCCGGCTGCTGTCGCTGCAACTGGCCGAACTCGTCGCCGGCGTCGGCGACGACCGCGGTTACGTCGTCCGCGACTACCTGCCCAGTGGATCGCGCCGTACGGTGACGGCCGAGCAGGCACTGGAAGCGCTGGATGCGCTGTCACAGAACGAGTTGCTGGACCTGTCCGTCGTAGCGCGCTGCATCGGCTACCCGAGCGGTCCGGAAGCCCTGGAACAGGCCGTGAGCCCTCGCGGCTATCGCCTGCTGTCGCGGGTGCCGCGGTTGCCGGTGCTGCTGGTGGAACGGTTTGTCGACCACTTCGGGGGCCTTCAGAAGATGCTGGCGGCCAGCGTCGACGACCTGCAGGCGGTCGAAGGTGTCGGCGAGAGCCGGGCGCGGTCGGTGCGCGAGGGACTGTCGCGGCTGGCCGAGTCCAGCATCCTCGAGCGCTACGTCTAG
- a CDS encoding A/G-specific adenine glycosylase, protein MTGADRRSAAGPDIAAEPALVDAVCAWYLEHRRDLPWRAAGTTAWGVLVSEVMLQQTPAERVRPAWTRWLQRWPDPPSLAAASRADVIRAWERLGYPRRALRLREAAIAITTQYGGQVPASEPELRSLPGVGEYTAAAVAAFAHGRRAVVLDTNVRRVLARVIGGRALPGPSLTVAERARAAAVLPQDPARAALWSVGAMELGAVVCSARAPACQRCPVSAWCAWAALGRPAYAGPTRVAPGFAGTDREVRGRLLAVLRDRPGPAGTDELASVWPDPEQRARALAGLVADGLVTMSDAGHVSLPA, encoded by the coding sequence ATGACCGGTGCGGACCGCCGTAGCGCGGCCGGGCCGGATATCGCCGCCGAACCGGCGCTGGTCGACGCGGTGTGCGCGTGGTATCTCGAACACCGCCGGGACCTGCCGTGGCGGGCCGCGGGAACCACGGCCTGGGGGGTGCTGGTCAGCGAGGTGATGCTGCAGCAGACCCCGGCCGAGCGCGTACGACCGGCGTGGACCCGCTGGCTACAGCGCTGGCCGGACCCGCCGTCGCTGGCAGCAGCGTCGCGGGCGGACGTCATCCGTGCCTGGGAGCGGCTGGGTTACCCACGGCGCGCACTGCGACTGCGCGAGGCCGCGATCGCTATCACCACGCAGTACGGCGGCCAGGTGCCGGCCTCGGAACCGGAGTTGCGCTCGCTGCCGGGCGTCGGGGAGTACACGGCGGCGGCCGTCGCCGCCTTCGCCCACGGCCGGCGCGCTGTCGTGCTGGACACCAACGTTCGTCGGGTGCTGGCCCGAGTCATCGGTGGGCGGGCATTGCCGGGGCCGTCGTTGACCGTCGCCGAACGTGCGCGTGCTGCTGCCGTCCTCCCGCAGGATCCGGCCCGTGCCGCGCTGTGGTCGGTCGGCGCCATGGAGCTGGGCGCTGTGGTGTGCTCGGCACGGGCGCCGGCGTGCCAGCGATGCCCGGTGAGCGCGTGGTGTGCGTGGGCGGCGCTCGGCCGGCCGGCGTACGCCGGGCCCACGCGGGTCGCGCCGGGCTTCGCCGGCACCGACCGGGAAGTGCGCGGTCGGCTGCTCGCGGTGCTGCGGGACCGGCCGGGTCCGGCCGGCACCGACGAGCTGGCATCGGTCTGGCCTGATCCCGAGCAGCGGGCGCGGGCGCTGGCCGGTCTGGTCGCCGACGGACTCGTCACCATGTCGGACGCTGGCCACGTCAGCCTGCCGGCGTGA
- a CDS encoding ATP-dependent Clp protease ATP-binding subunit, with amino-acid sequence MFERFTDRARRVVVLAQEEARMLNHNYIGTEHILLGLIHEGEGVAAKALESLGISLEAVRQQVEEIIGQGQQAPSGHIPFTPRAKKVLELSLREALQLGHNYIGTEHILLGLIREGEGVAAQVLVKLGADLNRVRQQVIQLLSGYQGKEPAAAGGPAEGTPSTSLVLDQFGRNLTQAAREGKLDPVIGREKEIERVMQVLSRRTKNNPCLIGEPGVGKTAVVEGLAQMIVKGEVPETLKDKQLYTLDLGALVAGSRYRGDFEERLKKVLKEIRTRGDIILFIDEMHTLVGAGAAEGAIDAASILKPMLARGELQTIGATTLDEYRKYIEKDAALERRFQPIQVNEPTLAHTIDILKGLRDRYEAHHRVSITDGALVSAATLADRYISDRFLPDKAIDLIDEAGSRLRIRRMTAPPDLREFDERIADVRREKESAIDAQDFEKAASLRDKEKQLLAEKAQREREWKAGDMDVVAEVDEELIAEVLATATGIPVFKLTEEESQRLLRMEEELHKRVIGQEQAIHALSQAIRRTRAGLKDPKRPGGSFIFAGPSGVGKTELSKTLANFLFGDEDALISLDMSEFSEKHTVSRLFGSPPGYVGYEEGGQLTEKVRRKPFSVVLFDEIEKAHPDIFNSLLQILEEGRLTDSQGRVVDFKNTVIIMTTNLGTRDIAKGVNLGFAAGDESKTGYERMKTKVNEELKQHFRPEFLNRIDDIIVFHQLSEAEIVQIVDLMLDKLDERLKDRDMGIELTVAAKELLAERGYDPVLGARPLRRTIQREIEDQLSEKILFGELRPGSIVVVDVEGEGLSRAFTFAGEPKAELPDAPPVATAGQD; translated from the coding sequence ATGTTCGAGAGGTTCACCGATCGCGCGCGGCGCGTCGTCGTCCTGGCCCAAGAAGAGGCCCGGATGCTCAACCACAACTACATCGGCACCGAGCACATCCTGCTCGGCCTCATCCACGAGGGTGAGGGAGTCGCCGCGAAGGCCCTGGAGAGCCTCGGGATCTCGCTGGAGGCAGTCCGGCAGCAGGTCGAGGAGATCATCGGCCAGGGTCAGCAGGCCCCCAGCGGCCACATCCCGTTCACGCCGCGCGCCAAGAAGGTCCTGGAGCTGTCGCTGCGCGAGGCGTTGCAGCTGGGTCACAACTACATCGGTACCGAGCACATCCTGCTCGGCCTGATCCGCGAGGGCGAAGGCGTCGCTGCGCAGGTGCTGGTGAAGCTCGGCGCCGACCTGAACCGCGTGCGCCAGCAGGTCATCCAGTTGCTGTCCGGCTACCAGGGCAAGGAGCCGGCGGCTGCCGGTGGCCCGGCCGAGGGCACGCCGTCGACGTCGCTGGTGCTCGACCAGTTCGGCCGCAACCTGACCCAGGCTGCTCGCGAGGGCAAGCTCGATCCCGTCATCGGTCGTGAGAAGGAGATCGAGCGGGTCATGCAGGTGCTGTCGCGGCGCACCAAGAACAACCCGTGCCTGATCGGTGAGCCCGGCGTCGGCAAGACCGCCGTGGTCGAGGGACTGGCTCAGATGATCGTCAAGGGCGAGGTGCCCGAGACCCTCAAGGACAAGCAGCTGTACACCCTCGACCTCGGCGCGCTGGTCGCCGGCAGCCGCTACCGCGGCGACTTCGAGGAGCGCTTGAAGAAGGTGCTCAAGGAGATTCGCACCCGCGGCGACATCATCCTGTTCATCGACGAGATGCACACCCTGGTGGGGGCCGGGGCGGCGGAGGGCGCTATCGACGCCGCCAGCATCCTCAAGCCGATGCTGGCTCGCGGCGAGCTGCAGACGATCGGTGCCACCACCCTCGACGAGTACCGCAAGTACATCGAGAAGGACGCGGCCCTCGAACGCCGGTTCCAGCCGATCCAGGTCAACGAGCCGACGCTGGCGCACACCATCGACATCCTCAAGGGTCTTCGCGATCGGTACGAGGCGCACCACCGTGTCTCGATCACCGACGGCGCGCTGGTGTCGGCGGCGACCTTGGCCGACCGCTACATCTCCGACCGCTTCCTGCCCGACAAGGCGATCGACCTCATCGACGAGGCCGGCTCGCGGCTGCGCATCCGCCGGATGACTGCGCCGCCGGACCTGCGCGAGTTCGACGAACGTATCGCCGATGTGCGTCGGGAGAAGGAGTCGGCTATCGACGCACAGGACTTCGAGAAGGCAGCGTCGCTGCGCGACAAGGAGAAGCAGCTGCTGGCCGAGAAGGCGCAGCGGGAGCGGGAGTGGAAGGCCGGCGACATGGACGTCGTGGCCGAGGTCGATGAGGAACTCATCGCCGAGGTGCTCGCGACCGCAACCGGTATCCCGGTCTTCAAGCTGACCGAGGAGGAATCGCAACGGCTGCTGCGGATGGAGGAGGAGCTGCACAAGCGCGTCATCGGTCAGGAGCAGGCCATCCACGCGCTGTCGCAGGCCATCCGGCGTACCCGTGCCGGGCTGAAGGACCCCAAGCGGCCCGGCGGCTCGTTCATCTTCGCCGGCCCGTCCGGGGTCGGGAAGACCGAGCTGTCCAAGACGCTGGCGAACTTCTTGTTCGGCGACGAGGACGCGCTGATCTCGCTCGACATGAGCGAGTTCTCCGAGAAGCACACGGTGTCACGGCTGTTCGGTAGCCCGCCCGGCTACGTCGGCTACGAGGAGGGCGGCCAACTCACCGAGAAGGTGCGTCGTAAGCCGTTCTCGGTGGTGCTGTTCGACGAGATCGAGAAGGCTCACCCGGATATCTTCAACTCCCTGCTGCAGATCCTGGAGGAGGGTCGGCTCACCGACTCGCAGGGCCGGGTCGTGGACTTCAAGAACACCGTGATCATCATGACCACGAACCTGGGCACCCGCGACATCGCCAAGGGCGTGAACCTCGGCTTCGCGGCCGGTGACGAGAGCAAGACCGGCTACGAGCGGATGAAGACGAAGGTCAACGAGGAACTCAAGCAGCACTTCCGGCCGGAGTTCCTCAACCGGATCGACGACATCATCGTGTTCCACCAGCTCAGCGAGGCCGAGATCGTCCAGATCGTCGACCTCATGCTGGACAAGCTCGACGAGCGGCTCAAGGACCGCGACATGGGGATCGAACTCACCGTGGCGGCCAAGGAGTTGCTGGCCGAACGCGGGTACGACCCGGTGCTGGGTGCCCGGCCACTGCGGCGGACCATCCAGCGCGAGATCGAGGACCAGCTGTCCGAGAAGATCCTCTTCGGCGAGTTGCGGCCGGGTTCCATCGTCGTGGTCGACGTGGAAGGCGAAGGTCTGTCCCGGGCCTTCACCTTCGCCGGGGAGCCGAAGGCGGAGCTGCCCGACGCCCCGCCGGTGGCGACGGCCGGTCAGGACTGA
- a CDS encoding Lsr2 family protein, with the protein MARKVQIVLTDDIDESAADETVSFTLDGVGYEIDLSAANAAKLRDDFAIWIGHARRASGSRSRSAARPARASKAAPDNVAVRAWAKSQGLAVSERGRIPADVVAKYEAEHR; encoded by the coding sequence GTGGCGCGCAAGGTCCAGATCGTGCTCACCGACGACATCGACGAGTCGGCAGCCGACGAGACGGTCAGCTTCACCCTGGACGGGGTCGGCTACGAGATCGACCTGTCCGCGGCGAACGCCGCGAAGCTGCGCGACGACTTCGCGATCTGGATCGGGCACGCTCGCAGGGCCAGTGGTTCGCGGTCCAGGTCGGCCGCCCGGCCCGCGCGGGCGAGCAAGGCAGCGCCGGACAACGTCGCGGTCCGGGCCTGGGCGAAGAGCCAGGGCCTGGCCGTCAGCGAACGGGGCCGGATCCCGGCCGACGTGGTCGCGAAGTACGAGGCCGAACACCGCTGA
- a CDS encoding phosphoenolpyruvate carboxylase, whose product MPDDDRTAAALRADIRRLASLLGRTLVRQVDQGLLDQVELVRRLARADPAGAARELADADLPRAIELARAFSTYFHLANIAEQVHRGRAWDRQRADQGGRLARVARQVALAGVPTDDVRRLADGLAVRPVFTAHPTEAARRSVLLKLRRLADLLDAPAGPRTDHRLAEAVEMLWQTDELRIGQPEVLDEARNALYYLDDLVRGPLPDVLEDLAEALGTLGVVLPPDATPLTFGSWIGGDRDGNPNVTPAVTGSVLRFQREHAIADLRPLIRSLIEDLSASARIAGVSDELRDSLERDLRNLWDLEDRYRRLNAEEPLRLKLTCVHRRLSITAERLADGRPHEPGRDYLTTEELLADLLLVRRSLLDNRATLTARGTVDRAIRTVAAAGLQLATLDVREHAEKHHHALGQLVDRLGEHAMRYADMPRPYRTRLLSAELANRRPLAPTPPPLDDDAATTYATFDAIREALDAHGPRTIESYIVSMTMAADDLLAVAVLAKEAGLVDLPAGVARIGFVPLLETVAELRAADAILDGALADPSYRQIVALRGDVQEVMLGYSDSCKDAGITTSQWEIHLAQRRLRDVAARHGVRLRLFHGRGGTVGRGGGPTYDAILAQPWGVLDGEIKVTEQGEVISDKYLVPGLARDNLEQTMAAVLEATLLHRSTRTAEPDLQSWDAVMGLASTAAQTAYRALVDDPELPRYFTLATPVEEFGGMHLGSRPSRRPDTAAGIGGLRAIPWVFGWTQSRQIVPGWFGVGTGLAAAREAGHGALLSQMHEKWHFFRNFVSNVEMTLAKTDLVVSAQYVEQLVPADLWPIFETIRAEHARTVAEVLALTGESELLESNPTLQQTLAIRDTYLLPLQLLQVTLLRRVRQQRATGAAPEPELQRALSVTINGIATGLRNTG is encoded by the coding sequence CTGCCCGACGACGATCGGACCGCTGCGGCGTTGCGGGCGGACATCCGCCGGCTCGCCTCGCTGCTGGGCCGGACCCTGGTCCGGCAGGTCGACCAGGGGCTGCTCGACCAGGTGGAGCTGGTCCGCCGGCTCGCCCGCGCCGACCCGGCCGGCGCGGCCCGGGAGCTGGCCGACGCCGACCTGCCTCGCGCGATCGAGCTGGCCCGGGCGTTCTCGACGTACTTCCACCTGGCCAACATCGCCGAACAGGTCCACCGTGGCCGGGCCTGGGACCGGCAGCGCGCCGATCAGGGCGGCCGGCTCGCCCGGGTCGCCCGGCAGGTGGCGCTGGCCGGCGTCCCCACCGACGACGTACGGCGATTGGCCGACGGCCTCGCGGTGCGGCCGGTCTTCACCGCTCACCCGACCGAGGCAGCGCGTCGGTCGGTGCTGCTGAAGCTACGCCGGCTGGCCGACCTGCTCGACGCGCCGGCGGGACCTCGTACCGACCACCGGCTAGCCGAAGCCGTCGAGATGCTGTGGCAGACCGACGAACTCCGGATCGGTCAGCCGGAGGTCCTCGACGAGGCCCGCAACGCGCTGTACTACCTCGACGACCTGGTGCGCGGCCCGCTTCCGGACGTGCTGGAGGACCTCGCCGAGGCGCTGGGGACGCTCGGTGTCGTGCTGCCGCCGGACGCCACCCCGCTCACGTTCGGCTCCTGGATCGGCGGCGACCGCGACGGCAACCCCAACGTGACCCCGGCGGTGACCGGCAGCGTGCTGCGCTTCCAGCGCGAGCACGCGATCGCCGACCTGCGGCCGCTGATCCGGTCGCTCATCGAGGACCTGTCGGCGTCCGCCCGGATCGCGGGTGTCTCCGACGAACTGCGAGACAGCCTCGAACGGGACCTGCGCAACCTCTGGGACCTGGAGGACCGCTACCGCCGGCTGAACGCCGAGGAGCCGCTGCGGCTGAAGCTCACCTGCGTGCACCGGCGGTTGTCCATCACCGCCGAGCGCCTCGCCGACGGCCGGCCGCACGAGCCCGGCCGGGACTACCTCACCACCGAGGAACTGCTGGCCGACCTGCTGCTGGTACGCCGATCCCTGCTGGACAACCGCGCCACCCTCACTGCCCGGGGCACGGTGGACCGGGCCATCCGCACCGTCGCGGCCGCCGGACTGCAACTGGCCACCCTCGACGTACGGGAGCACGCCGAGAAGCACCACCACGCGCTGGGCCAGCTGGTCGACCGGCTCGGCGAGCACGCGATGCGGTACGCCGACATGCCGCGGCCGTACCGGACCCGGCTGCTGAGTGCCGAACTGGCCAACCGGCGTCCGCTGGCCCCGACTCCGCCCCCGCTGGACGACGACGCGGCCACGACATACGCCACGTTCGACGCGATTCGCGAGGCCCTCGACGCCCACGGCCCGCGAACGATCGAGTCGTACATCGTGTCGATGACGATGGCGGCCGACGACCTGCTGGCCGTCGCCGTGCTCGCCAAGGAGGCCGGCCTGGTGGATCTGCCGGCCGGGGTCGCCCGCATCGGGTTCGTCCCGCTGCTGGAGACCGTCGCCGAACTGCGCGCCGCGGACGCGATCCTCGACGGCGCGCTGGCGGACCCGTCGTACCGCCAGATCGTGGCACTGCGCGGCGACGTGCAGGAGGTGATGCTCGGATACTCCGACTCCTGCAAGGACGCCGGGATCACCACTTCGCAGTGGGAGATCCACCTGGCGCAGCGCCGGCTTCGTGACGTCGCGGCCCGGCACGGCGTCCGGTTGCGCCTCTTCCACGGCCGTGGCGGGACGGTCGGCCGGGGCGGTGGTCCGACGTACGACGCGATCCTCGCCCAGCCGTGGGGGGTGCTGGACGGCGAGATCAAGGTGACCGAACAGGGCGAGGTGATCTCCGACAAGTACCTCGTGCCGGGCCTGGCCCGCGACAACCTCGAACAGACCATGGCCGCGGTGCTGGAAGCGACTCTGCTGCACCGCTCGACGCGGACCGCCGAGCCGGACCTGCAGTCCTGGGACGCGGTGATGGGCCTGGCCTCGACCGCGGCACAGACGGCGTACCGGGCGTTGGTGGACGACCCGGAACTGCCGCGCTACTTCACGCTGGCCACGCCGGTCGAGGAGTTCGGCGGGATGCACCTGGGTTCGCGGCCCTCCCGCCGGCCGGACACCGCCGCCGGCATCGGCGGCCTGCGCGCGATCCCCTGGGTATTCGGCTGGACGCAGTCCCGGCAGATCGTCCCGGGCTGGTTCGGCGTCGGCACCGGGCTGGCAGCAGCCCGCGAGGCCGGGCACGGCGCGCTGCTCAGCCAGATGCACGAGAAGTGGCACTTCTTCCGCAACTTCGTGTCCAACGTCGAGATGACGCTGGCCAAGACCGATCTGGTCGTGTCCGCGCAGTACGTCGAACAACTGGTGCCGGCGGACCTGTGGCCCATCTTCGAGACGATCCGCGCCGAACACGCCCGCACTGTCGCCGAGGTCCTGGCACTGACCGGGGAATCCGAACTGCTGGAGTCCAATCCCACGCTGCAGCAGACCCTGGCCATCCGGGACACCTACCTGTTGCCGCTGCAGTTGCTGCAGGTCACCTTGCTGCGCCGGGTCCGCCAGCAGCGGGCCACCGGCGCCGCACCGGAACCCGAACTGCAGCGGGCGCTCTCGGTCACCATCAACGGCATCGCCACCGGGCTGCGCAACACCGGCTGA
- a CDS encoding N-acetylmuramoyl-L-alanine amidase — translation MVLRLVPRRGLALAGATLGALTLFPAGLAPATPAGAAGPSGPSLASQPTTQQVAAPAVVPSVDPALPLAGITVAIDPGHNPGNFSHPRQINKRYWVGLWKTCNTTGTATNSGYREANYTWAVQRVLRARLTALGATVVVDRGARTPAYGPCVRERGRFGTAEGADLKISIHADGGPASGRGFHVIAPRPYVGYTDDIAKPSRRLATAVVAGMIAAQFRPATYLSTPIQVRKDQGTLNMSDVPTVIVETLNMRNSRDAAIATSKAGRARVADGLLRGIRGYLGR, via the coding sequence ATGGTTCTCCGACTCGTCCCGCGCCGCGGGCTGGCGCTCGCCGGCGCGACGCTCGGCGCCCTGACCCTGTTTCCCGCGGGCCTCGCACCGGCGACGCCCGCCGGAGCTGCCGGCCCGTCGGGCCCGTCGCTCGCGTCCCAACCGACTACCCAGCAGGTTGCCGCGCCGGCAGTCGTGCCGTCAGTCGACCCGGCGCTGCCGTTGGCCGGGATCACCGTGGCCATCGACCCCGGCCACAATCCGGGCAACTTCAGTCATCCTCGCCAGATCAACAAGCGGTACTGGGTGGGTCTCTGGAAGACCTGCAACACCACCGGCACCGCCACCAACAGTGGCTACCGCGAGGCGAACTACACGTGGGCCGTGCAGCGGGTCCTGCGCGCGCGGCTGACGGCGCTGGGTGCCACGGTGGTCGTCGACCGTGGCGCGCGGACCCCGGCATACGGGCCCTGCGTGCGGGAGCGAGGCCGGTTCGGCACGGCCGAAGGTGCCGACCTGAAGATCTCGATCCACGCCGACGGCGGCCCGGCCTCGGGCCGGGGCTTCCACGTCATCGCGCCTCGGCCGTACGTCGGCTACACCGACGACATCGCCAAGCCGTCACGGCGGCTGGCCACTGCCGTGGTCGCCGGCATGATCGCCGCCCAGTTCCGCCCGGCGACGTACCTGTCGACCCCGATCCAGGTACGGAAGGACCAGGGCACGCTCAACATGAGCGACGTGCCGACGGTCATCGTGGAGACCCTCAACATGCGCAACTCCCGCGACGCGGCGATCGCCACGTCCAAGGCTGGCCGCGCCCGGGTCGCCGACGGGCTGCTGCGGGGCATCCGCGGCTACCTCGGTCGCTGA